The following is a genomic window from Nitrospira sp..
GCCACGGGTTTCTCTCCGGCAAACACAGCACCACCAATAAAACGCTGACTCGCCTCCTCAACGCTCAAGGCATCGCGACCTTCGTCTTTGACTTTTTCGGGCAGGGAGATAGCGAAGGTCCCTTTGAGGCGCTCACGACAACGGCCGCTGTGGCGCAAGCGAGCGCGGCTCTGGATCTCGTCCGACAAAAAGGATATCGGCGGTTGGGGCTGATGGGATCCAGCTTCGGAGGACTGGTCGCAACGTTAACCGCAGCACAGCGTCACGATCTGGCATGCCTGGCCTTAAAATGCCCCGTCGTGGATTTTGCCGAAGAACTGCGGCTGACACTCGGAGACGCGGAGATGGCGATCTGGCAATCGACCGACACCATCCCCAATATCATGGGCGGGGCCGAGCGCATCAGACTCCGGTACGCTTTTTATGAAGACTGCCTCCAGCAGATTGCCTACGAACCTGCCAAAACGATCGCCGCGCCGACCCTGATCGTCCAAGGAGATCAGGACGAATGCATCCCCTTACACCAAAGTCGGCAACTGGCCGCCGCGCTAACCTGCCCTCACCGTATGGAAATCCTCCCGGGCGCCGACCACCAGTTCACCAAGCCTGCGGACTTTACTCGGATGACAACTCTTATTGCCGACTGGCTCGCAACGCACTGACATGATTCTGGAAGATGAGCGGCGTGAAACGGTTTTGCAGCTCTATCCGATTTTTAAGGAAGAAGTGTATCGGCGGCGCAACCAAATGATGCGCTGGACTGGAATCGGAGCAGGATCGCTTGTCGCCATACTGTGCATCGTTCTCCTGACACCC
Proteins encoded in this region:
- a CDS encoding AB hydrolase-1 domain-containing protein (MaGe:77308868); the protein is MEQDLSFSDPQGHRIAAVLATPTSTTDRIAVLCHGFLSGKHSTTNKTLTRLLNAQGIATFVFDFFGQGDSEGPFEALTTTAAVAQASAALDLVRQKGYRRLGLMGSSFGGLVATLTAAQRHDLACLALKCPVVDFAEELRLTLGDAEMAIWQSTDTIPNIMGGAERIRLRYAFYEDCLQQIAYEPAKTIAAPTLIVQGDQDECIPLHQSRQLAAALTCPHRMEILPGADHQFTKPADFTRMTTLIADWLATH